From the Ctenopharyngodon idella isolate HZGC_01 chromosome 3, HZGC01, whole genome shotgun sequence genome, one window contains:
- the LOC127509270 gene encoding SEC14-like protein 1: protein MVQKYQSPVRVYKYPFELVMAAYEKRFPNCPLIPMFVNSDIISECHSEDGATQVIERRCTVDVEAPRLLKRIAGVDYIYFIQKNSLDRRERTLHIEAYNESFSSRVNVYENCCYTVHPENEDWTCFEQSASMDIKSFFGFESTAEKIAMKQYATSIKKGKEIIEYHLKQLEEEGITHMPRWVPPPVPTTLHQLPVSSARAIPACSSRVHPSSTDVLPGSPDDKLDADYISRYLGQLTPFQESCLIRLRQWLQETHKGKIPKDEHVLRFLRSRDFNLEKAREALCQTLTWRKQHQIDFLLDTWQCPQLLQDYYTGGWHHHDKDGRPLYILRLGQMDTKGLVRTLGEEALLRHVLSINEEGLRHCQENTKIFGKPISCWTCLVDLEGLNMRHLWRPAIKALLRMIEVVGANYPETLGRLLIIRAPRVFPVLWTLVSPFIDENTRKKFLIYAGNDYQGPGGLVDYINREFIPDFLGGDSLCDVPEGGLVPKSLYRTAEELENEEVKLWNESIYKSASVLKGAPHEVLIEITDVSSVITWDFDVCKGDVIFNIYHSRRAPQPAKRDGLSSHNLACPAGNNVQLIERSWMLGQDYSMVETALTCREGESVQGSHVTRWPGFYILQWRLYSTPTCTSSSRPRVDDVLASLQVSSHKCKVMYFTEVLQSTDFRGSMSSLESSHSGFSLLSAATTSSNQSHTGSTISR, encoded by the exons GCCTATGAGAAAAGATTCCCAAACTGTCCGCTGATACCCATGTTTGTGAACAGTGACATCATCAGTGAGTGTCATAGTGAAGATGGGGCGACACAAGTGATTGAACGCAGGTGTACCGTGGACGTTGAGGCCCCTCGGCTTCTGAAGAGG ATAGCAGGAGTGGACTACATATATTTCATCCAGAAGAACTCTTTGGACCGAAGAGAGAGAACTCTGCACATAGAGGCCTATAACGAGTCCTTCTCCAGCAGAGTCAACGTCTACGAAAACTGCTGCTACACG GTTCACCCGGAGAATGAAGACTGGACCTGTTTTGAGCAGTCCGCCAGCATGGACATCAAATCCTTCTTCGGCTTTGAGAGCACTGCAGAGAAGATCGCAATGAAGCAATATGCCACTAGTATTAAAAAG GGAAAAGAGATTATTGAATATCACCTCAAACAACTGGAGGAGGAGGGCATTACTCACATGCCCCGCTGGGTACCTCCTCCCGTCCCCACCACACTTCACCAACTGCCTGTCAGCTCAGCCAGAGCTATCCCAGCATGCAGCAGCAGAGTTCACCCCAGCTCCACAGACGTCCTGCCAGGCTCTCCGGATG ACAAGTTAGATGCAGACTACATCTCACGCTATCTGGGACAGCTGACCCCTTTTCAGGAGAGCTGCCTCATTCGCCTACGACAGTGGCTGCAGGAAACACACAAAGGCAAG ATCCCTAAAGACGAGCATGTGCTGCGTTTCCTGCGCTCACGGGACTTCAATCTGGAAAAGGCCAGAGAGGCTTTGTGCCAGACGCTCACATGGAGGAAACAGCATCAAATTGACTTCCTGTTAGACACGTGGCAGTGTCCGCAGCTACTGCAGGACTACTACACTGGAGGCTGGCATCACCATGACAAAG ATGGGCGTCCTCTTTATATCCTTCGACTTGGACAAATGGACACGAAAGGTTTAGTGCGGACGCTgggagaagaggctcttctcaGACAT GTGCTGTCCATCAATGAGGAGGGTCTCAGACACTGTCAAGAGAACACCAAAATATTTGGAAAACCAATTAG TTGTTGGACATGTCTGGTGGATCTTGAGGGGTTAAATATGAGGCATCTGTGGAGACCGGCAATCAAAGCCTTGCTGAGGATGATAGAAGTTGTAGGAGCCAACTACCCTGAAACACTTGGCCGTCTCCTCATAATAAGAGCACCCAGAGTGTTTCCTGTGCTCTGGACTttg GTGAGTCCATTCATTGATGAAAACACACGGAAGAAGTTTCTCATCTATGCTGGGAACGACTACCAGGGGCCTGGAGGTCTGGTGGACTACATCAACAGAGAATTCATCCCTGACTTCTTAGGAGGAGACTCTCTG tgtgatGTTCCTGAGGGGGGTCTGGTTCCCAAGTCTCTGTACCGCACGGCTGAGGAGCTGGAAAATGAGGAGGTTAAACTGTGGAATGAATCCATCTACAAGAGCGCGAGTGTGCTGAAGGGGGCTCCACATGAG GTTCTGATAGAGATTACAGACGTATCGTCCGTCATTACGTGGGACTTTGACGTGTGTAAAGGCGACGTGATCTTCAACATCTACCACTCCAGGAGAGCTCCTCAGCCAGCTAAAAGAGACGGTCTGAGCTCGCACAACCTCGCCTGCCCCGCTGGCAACAACGTCCAGCTCATTGAGCGATCGTGGATGCTGGGACAAGACTACAGCATGGTGGAGACGGCCCTAACCTGCCGAGAGGGAGAGAGCGTACAG GGCTCTCATGTGACGCGCTGGCCTGGATTCTACATCCTGCAGTGGCGTCTTTACAGCACTCCAACATGCACTTCCTCCAGTCGGCCACGTGTAGATGATGTTCTGGCCTCTCTGCAGGTCTCCTCACACAAATGCAAAGTCATGTATTTCACAGAGGTGCTGCAGTCCACTGACTTCAG GGGCTCCATGAGCAGCCTGGAGTCGAGTCACAGCGGTTTCTCTCTGCTCAGTGCCGCCACAACCTCCTCCAACCAGTCACACACAGGCTCAACCATTTCAAGATAA